The Trachemys scripta elegans isolate TJP31775 chromosome 14, CAS_Tse_1.0, whole genome shotgun sequence genome segment GTTGGGGAAATTGCATGGTATTCtttcctgttccctgactggacgAGTGCTAAAGCCCTCCCAACATGCATACTGAAATTAGCTTTCTGGGAGCTTTGCGCTCGTAGAACTCATGGGTTCAGATGCTGGCAGGCAGTGACGGCGAAAGGATTGTGAACACAGTTGAAATGTGGGGGGAAAAGCAAGGGTGTagctaattaattttaaaatataatcaaatAGTTctggaaaatgtatatttttgcatCACTTTCCCATCTCTGTTGGTGCCATTGCCCCATGCGAAGACCCCTGATCCTCTGACCAAGGGAGATGTTTCTATATGGTCTCTTAGGCAAATCCTGCCAACAGGAGCCTGAGCCAGAATGCCACCATAACTCGTTTCCAGGGGAGCAGTTCCCCTCCCATTTGAGAACCGTGAGGGaacaattctttaaaaataaaactctgcCTCCTCTACCCCTGAGCTGATATGTGCATCTGGCCCATTAACAGGTGAACAACATGCCCATGATGGCGCTGGTGAACCCAGTTTATGAATGCCTGTTCCGACTGGCGCAACCTGATAGcctgaagaaggaggaggaggtgagcgcTGGTGAGATGCTAACATACAAGGAGAGTTTGTACAGCCAAGTGATTGGCAAAAATACGGTCCTGTAAGGGCTGCTGAGAATGGTTTGAACCAACGTCTGGCCCAAAAGGGAGGCACAGAGCTGAACAGAACTTATTTTCCCTCGTACCTATTGTaagtggagtgtgggcagggaagTTCCCCGCAGCCCCGAATGGAGGAATTCTGGAGGTGCTGGTGCATCCATACTTATGTTGCAACCACAGTTCCATTCTTCTCCCATTCCAAACATTTTTAGTTCACGCTCCAGATCTGACCGTGGCTGATGTAGCTGTGCAGTGATCAGAGCCTCTGAATGCCAAAGGCACTGAAACAACccaagggctgttataaagttCATAAGTCACTGGCATCCTACCACAACATATCCTTCAAGCACTCAGCCCTACCAGCCTCCTGCTCGTAGCGCAGGTGCTGCTGTTCCTTGTTAGTTTATGTGAGAGCAACCAGCATATGGTCAAAAGAATCCAAGTCACCCTGGAAACAGAGCATGGTTCAGACAGTTCTGTCTGTTCTGTTCAGGTGCTTATACTGCACCCATTGAAGGAGCTCTATGGACATGTTGATCCAGTTTTTGCCACTTGGTGGGAGCCTCAACCTAAATTGATGCAGGTCTGATGGTGTGAATTGCTACCATCATGTTTCTTCAGCAATTTCATGTGTGAAGCTGTGGGATCTCATGGacacccctccttcccagagAGCCCCCTCCGAGCAGCTATCAACATCCAGGTTCCTAGCCACTACCAGAGATTGATGGCAACTAACAGTTTCCTAAGGAAAGTGGATGTAGTAGAAAGAGAAATACAGGGGAACAAGGTGGGGAGAACCAGCTTGGATTAATTTAGAGGTGATGGGGCAGGAGCTCTATTTAGAAACACCATAGGCCCCCACACCATCTTAAGGTggctttttccctttcctcttttaAGGTGGACTGCCTGGTGCTGCAGTTGCACCGCATTGGTGAACAGCTGGAGAAGATGAACTCCCAGCCAATGGATGAGCTCTTCTCCCTTCTTCGAGATGGTTTTCTCCTGGAGGAGGGGCTCAGCTCACTCTCTCAGCTCCTGTTGCTGGAGATCATAGAGTTTCGGGCTGCAGACTGGAAGATGACAGATGCGGCTCAAAAATACTATTACAGTGAAGTCACAGATTAAACCTTCCATAGCCAGAACTAACTCACTCAGAGGCTCAAAGTTTCACCCTGGCACTTTCACGAGCAAACGTCACACAAATatgtttcagatatttttaagttaaaatttTTCTAATGCTTTTTCTAAATAGGATTTATATTGTTTACTCCCAATAGACCCTTCGTACTGTGTCTTTGCTGGACTGCAACGGGGGACAGTTTGATTTAGGGGCAAGGGCAGTTTTAACCTAGCCAGAGCTTCCATTCTCTTTATCTATGGCTCAGGTTAATTAATGCCTCTCAAACTGCTGATTAACTGTATCCAGAGCTTCCAGCTCAAAACAGCAGTTTACAGTAGCAGTCAGGAAAGCACAGCCAATGGTTTATACGGAGATCAGCTCTTATGTGCCAACTCCGTCAGCCACCAACAGAGTTGAGACAAGTGGAAGGAAAAGCTTTCGCAGCTTATTTGGAAAACTGCCCTCTTTGCTGCTTACTGCCACATGGAATCCGTGCCCATAATACACAAACCAAGCTTTAAAAACAGTCCTCCAGGATGAGTCTCTTCTTGCCTtcctgtgaaatcaatgggagcatgATTGAGCCCTTTACATGGGCAACCAATTGTTATTTCTCCCAACCCTGCCCTCGGGCAGGCTGGGTGCCTATGGACAGCAGAAGTAACACCTGCTCCTGGAGGAAGGAGACGCCAGCCAGTGTACATCATAGCAGCAATTTCCTTGAGCACATGTAGCTAGAAACTGTTTTTATGAGTTTTATATAGTAACCACTatggaatttttttccaaaaaaacaatTTAATGAACTTCAATATTGTACATTTCTGTTGACAAAAGGGACAGGCAAAGGACAAATAAATGTTCTATTGAGGTTTTTTCTAATAAAAGTTTTCCACTAATCAACACCATGTTTTCTCTCTCCACAGAGCTCTTGCTTTGTAACATTTCTAGGGTGTTGGGCTACTATGGAGGTAGCTACAAACAGGACATGAAGAGCTCTTCTGTAAGATTGCCATGTGTTAGTTTTCCTCTGGTGCAGTGTGGCAGAGTTGCTTGTGAGCACggaattagatttttaaatcaaaacagagGCCAAGGTTTGTGGTATTGAATTCTTCCCCATCCTCCTCAAACtatcagtcttttcctttgcagtgAGCAAAAGTGCTCTGTGCTTTCCAGCAAAGCACAACAGGTACAGAAGTGCTAGCAGCTCTTTTACAGGACAAGAGAAGGATTTCAACTCTGTCTAGCCAAGTGTAGGTGGGAAGGCATCTCCTAGAGAATAACCCTTCCTTTAGCTGACCCACTAGAGGACTGAGAAATACCGCTGCTCTGGTAGAGTGATGGGCATCAGTACAAAACCCTAAGGCCAGCACTAAGATGTGGTGACAGTCTGAGGATGATAGAGAggttccatttttattttctcattaacATCCAGATCACATGTGCTCAGTCAAACAATGATTCTGCTAACAGACAGTATTGCAACAATCTAAAATTCAAACTAGGTGCTTTTCTGTCTCTGGCATTGATACACACAAAGAACATTCACAATGCAGAATACATTCCAGCTTGGATGCTAACGAGCAAAAACTTGTTTATCATGTTAGTAGACTGACTTGAAGacatcccctcccctgccctcagaAAGCAGGTAGGTGGAGGAAAGAGGATATTTTATAGTGTTGCTCAGAAATACATCTATAGGAAAGAAGCTTTTGTGGATGCATTTTTCATCTTGATTTTTCTCTGCTTAAGGACCCAGCCTAGAAGCAGTTAACAGAAGCTGGCAGGCAACCTCCCCTATACATCATCTCTGCAGAAAGTAGACAGAGGCTGCTTCTTCACAGGCCTGGGCTCCACATGGATAGGGGTATGAGGAAATGTTCTTGTTGTCATAAGGCAAGGTCTCTCTTGCTCTCAGGGGGTCCCCTACCACCAGCGATAATGGGCATACGCCCGGTTAGCCTCGGCCATCTTGTGCATGTCATGCTTTCTCTTGATCACAGGGCCCTCATTGTTGAAGGCCTGCAGCAGTTCCTGGGATAGTTTTTCATGCATGAATGTCCGATGATGCTTATGTTCCCTGCACTCAGTAATTAACCACTTCATGGCGAGGAAGCGTTTCCGATTGTCCTTCAGAGGGCTTGGGACCTAGCAGACATTCAAGCAGTAGCACGGTTAAAATGCCTTACCCCACAATAGGACCATATACTGAAATAACTTTCTTCAATTGTTTAACACTCCCAGGTGATTAAAAAGTGATTGGTGCTGAGGGGGTAGGAAGAAATTAACTCTAGCCAAGCATGAGTGAGTTTAGCATTGGTGAAACAACattccactccagcagcagcagcaaagcgtCCGCCTCTATCAATCCACAGATCAGGCACAGCAGTGCAAGATTTCCCATGTTGGCAGCCTCAAACCTGCCCAAGAGCAGTAGCCACCTGTTGGGACTAGAGGGATGTTCCGTTTGGTTCTTGGCCTCATTGCAGACACTGCCACTTACAGACTGGTTTTTGCAATGTAGACTCTTGTCTATGGGAACTTGACTAAGCTATTTCCCGCAGGTCTCTGATCAACCAGCAGAGGGCAGTAATTTATTGGCTGcataggaggttggtgaagcactccATATTTCATTAACAATCCCATGAGTTATCTAGGTGCATTTACCTAATTAGGAGAGCTGAAGAGACAGCCTTTGTCAAGGTTTTAAATAAACCAAAGGTCTCTATATGAACCTTTTCTATGTGCTAACCTGCCTTCTGCAGGGGCTAAACTGCTCTGCTGGTTCTAcacagaggcagcatggtctagccATAAGACATCAGATTGAGATTCCAGAGACCTGGGGGGtttcttggctctgctactgataGGTTGTatcaccttggacaagtcacttcacctccctgtaccTCAGATTCCCCTCCCGCACTTTATCCATTCAGATTGCAAGTgatttggggcaggaactctctAATTATGGGTAAGTACAGCACTCCGCACTTACagaccccagccaagatcagtTTCCCATTCTGCCATTATAATACAGATGATAATAAATGATACTTCCAAGGGAAATGCAAGCAGGTTTTGGGAGGGGTGGGAAAGACACTGGTAGTTTGCCCCCTGTCCAATTCTTTCTAGCCTAGGCTGGCCTTCAGATCCCTTTTCTGTTTACCTGGTAGGTTTTGCCTCCTTTTTGGATGTTGTAGATCCCAATGACGGGCTGGCAGTTTTTCAGTGCCTGATGGAAGATGATGTAAGGGTTGCACTCAatgctctccctctcctcctcagaGGCTTGATAGTATTTCTCAAGCTGCTTCCTCTTAATTACTTCTAGGGTCTAAATACAAACACAAGGAAACATGCCCATGCTCCTCAGTGTACAGTTGCCTTCCCTACAGGATTTACTCCACTCCAGAGTGAAGTTAGAATCAAGACAATTTCAGACACACCCTCCCCTTCGTTTCAGAAATCTGGGCCATGGAGGATTTCACCCTACTACACCTTAAGTAGGCCAGTAGGGGGTGCTCGAGCAACTACAGGTTTTACTCAGTCCTCACCTCCTTACCCCAGATTTCCTCACAGACATATTCCTCTGTTGGAGTCCAGTCCTCACTGGTTTTCCCTCTTATAGCCCATTGATGGGTGTGAAGTGTAGCAGTGATCACCAACAAAGGGGGGGaagcagagaagagagaaagcaATACTGACCCCACTCTCACCTTACAACTGCCTATTAGATTTTCCCAAGATGCACTTCCACCTCCTCAGTGTATCAATTACACCAGTTTACATATCATATTACTATGCTGCATTCACCACTTTTCTGGTGAACTTATACCCATCATCCAACACATACTGACCATGCAACACACACTATCCTTTACAGCACCAGTGAATGCCCCCTAAATCAGGAATCCTGAATCCCATTAAGTTGGGGCAGGTCTGTACTGAAGAAATTAGAAGTCTTCTAGACTTCAGCTCCACATCAACTAATGCCCAAAGGGAGGCAGCCTGGTTCAGTGAATAGTCAGGGATGCCCTGAGAGGCAGGAGACCTGGTTCTGATGCCTGGCTTTGCCACAGTTGTCTTGTCTGATTTTAGGCAAGTCACTAGACTTTTCTGTATCACAGCTACCACCTGTAAAATCTGGATAATGatacccccccccctttgtgaAGAGACTAAAGATCCTCAGATAAAGAGTGCTAAGTATTAATATTATAGAAAGGAAGTATCCACCTGGTATTAGTGTTGCCCAACACTTCTCATAAACcactattttcagttgcttataactcgGCCCAATTTCAACTctttgggctgacattttccatgctgggtgtctgcctcagcaTGAATTTTTGGGGGAAAATTTTATCCAGAACAGTTCCAAAAATAAGGctagggaaaaaacattttgtacatGTTAAAAAATTATTGCAACCTTTTCTTTAAGCTCTAGTGCTCCcttgctttggaacagggacttcaAATTTGGAAGGTGGGTggtctttgtgtcagggatgtgccttttgccatccctgtgaaaattcacccaaatgtGGCCAATTTATAAACCACTGAAGaaaactgcagtttgcacatgctcagtaaatACTAGCGAGAGCTTAGCAGCTATATTCCACGTGCACTAGGCATGCTCCATCCCAAGGCTGAGTAAGACTTTCACTGCAGttgcagctctgtgctgctgcGGTCTGTGCCAATGCTGGGCATTGGAACTgaaagcagggagcctgtctctcctgtatTCTCAATGACCCTCCTACTTGGCCTAGGCAGCAGGGAGAAAGCGACCCAATTTGATTGCAGAGGGGACAAGctctgcacaggcaaccttacttCTGGCATTTCATAACTTCTGAGTGATTCCCTTGGCAAGCTTAATAAGGTTATTTTAATGCGTTTTTTTGGCATGTAATATTTAAACATGAGAGATTCCAGTCCCCTCACCTGTGTAACGATGGATCTGGCCAGCACTTTGTTTCCTCCCTTCATCATCATGTTGGTGAATTTACTgcaagcacaaaaccaaacatgATATAATTGGAACTTTGGTTCCATCACCAGAGGTCCCTAAttgtgttgttcctgtgattaaATCCTATCCCTGCTAGGATTTGGGTGGCTGTGCTCATCTTTAACCACTATTATTCAATGGATCTTCCTCCTGGGAAGAGATTAACCCAAATAAAGGGATTacaccagggattggcaatctttggcacgcggcctgctggggtaagcaccctggcgggtggggctggtttgtttacctgccgcatcgacaggttcagccaatcactggccgcagttcaccgctccaggccaatgggggcggcaggaagcagcggccagcacatatCTCGGTCCACGCAGCTtcacgcagcccccattggcctggagcggcgaaccacagccagtgggagccgcaatcgtctgaacctgcagacatggcaggtaaacaaactggcccggcccgccagggtgcttaccctggagggccgtgggccaaaggttgctgacccctggatttCAGAGTAACAGGAAGGCAATGGGCAGCCCGGTAGACAAAGgcatgggggggtgagggggagggcacTGCAATGGCTTTACTTCTCAGCAGTAGTGGACTCAGAGCCCTCAATTACTCCACCCATTACATTGTTTTATAATAAGAGCTATTTATTCAAATTTAAACAGTAAATCCCTATCCAGGTAGAGAGAGTTCACTAACAAACCTCTGCATCCAACTCATCTGCCGCCCTCGTtctggagaggggaagagaattcTGTGGACACGATCCTGTTAGGAGCTGACCTCTAGCCGTCCACCGGGGTTGTGGCTGCTCAGCCCTTCTGAGCAACAAactcagtcctgctcccattgaagtcaatggcaaaactcccagtgacttcagtgggagcaggataaaCTGCCCTTGATCCTTGGGAGACAGCTGGTGTTGTAACAAAGGAGACTGTGCTTTCTGACCTGATTGTAGGGTCACTGAACACAGAGCTGGTGACATTAGAAGCTGTAGCTTTTACGGGCTGGAGGGCCTTGAGCTCCTGTTGTGTTTTTTCCTCCTCGGACAGCTCCTCCAGGGGTTTGCGGTTCACCTCCTTGTTCACTACTGGTTCAATGTAACTGGGGCCATACCGGCTCCATCTCACCTGGGTCAACCTGCAAAGAGTAAGAAGGGATGAAGGGGTCTGTAAATTGACATCGCTGTATACAGCATTCCTCAGTCTGGCTCACCAAGTCCATCTCCAGTGTTATGGAACAAGTCCCAGAACAGACAGAGAAAGAGACTGGTACTGGGGATATGCACCCTTCCACCCTTATTAGCATGATTTGTATTCTAGTATTGCTCTggggccccagtcaggatcagggcccattgtgctgggtgctgtacaaacagaccgTAATAGAGTCCCTTCCTGAAAGAGACTGCAATATCAATAGGGTCTACAAATTCCCACACGGCAAATAATGAACTTCTGGTCACCCATAAGCTGCTGAATGTTAAagttaataattaatataaaaccAACAAGAATATAGTGCCTGGATAGCAGCATACCGTCTCTCCCTCTCTGCCAACCACTCACCTGAGCTACTCCCAAACAGCAAtggtgccctctctccccctccccctgaggaTATACAGAAAACTCCTGAGATGCTGCCAACCCCTTTCTCTGCAGGCACTAGGGATGCTAATCCCACAAGCCCTAAAGTCTGAAAAAAGTTAAAGGGCTGAAACTGTGAGGTTCCAAGTGCCATCACCTCTCACTGGTTTCAATATAAACAAATCTTGGTTAAAGagtaatgttattttaatactTTTGACAGATTTGGGGGGGGAGCATTTCTTATAAACAGCTCCTCTGTAAAAGCAAGTTACATAGATGTACTTTGTTCTGGGGTCCTAAATAgggtgctgctttccctttagtTACTGTTAACAGGgaactttggggttttttttggagggatAGGGGAAGAATACGGTTACCTCTGGATCCTACCTCCAAAGCCTCTCCAAATAATGTAACATTAATAATGTATCCAAGATACAATCCACACAATAATAAATGCAAAAGGGGTCAATTCTAGGAGCAATTTAAAATTCTGGTCCCAATCCTCGTCCCTTTTAACTTCAATGGAAATGGGATCCGGCTCATTATTTAAAGTGGGGTACACTTGCAAACATTATTATAGTAATTAAAAGTACATACAAGAATAGCAATAGCAAAAAATACAACTGAAGTTCAAGGAAGAAAACAGAAGTGGCAGTCCTGAGCTTTAACATACAAATTGGAGTCTCCAGTTCAGCAATATTGCTTTGATCACAATTATCCTGCAGTTGTCTGCCACTTTATTAATAGAGGTACACAAGAGGGcacagtgctttacagacaaatacAGAGACAAGGTATCTACCCTCAGGAGCAAAGATCCTGGTTACCCTTTGAAATCAAAGGTCCCAATCCTACAACTGGATCTGCATGGGTGCAAATTTCCACCTGTATAAAACCAGTTGCAGGATGGGAGACTACAGTCAGACCAAAAACATAGTGAAAGAACAGACCGCAGGGTATGGTAAGGGGAATGCTATCCACAAGAGGGAGTGGGAAATAAACATGTTTTTGGGAGCACCATTTTTCACAAATGAAACAAATATCTAGGACTTCCTGGTTGTCATTGTGCAGCCTAACATGACTGCTCAGAACGTCATAGCAACAGTAGGGCTAGAACTTAGAtcttcctgctccaaaagcacacgCCCCTGCCACATTAacagtgaaacttttttttaaagctgttagcagtatagggACAACGATACATCTGAGCCGCTCTTATACCGGCCCACATCTTTCACTGGTGGAATAGCAATGGAAGggctttaaaagaaaagcaagttccaagaagggatttgaatgaggagaggagagattgg includes the following:
- the MRPS7 gene encoding 28S ribosomal protein S7, mitochondrial — protein: MAAPMAGRLAALGRRLAAPARAWLPGLTQVRWSRYGPSYIEPVVNKEVNRKPLEELSEEEKTQQELKALQPVKATASNVTSSVFSDPTISKFTNMMMKGGNKVLARSIVTQTLEVIKRKQLEKYYQASEEERESIECNPYIIFHQALKNCQPVIGIYNIQKGGKTYQVPSPLKDNRKRFLAMKWLITECREHKHHRTFMHEKLSQELLQAFNNEGPVIKRKHDMHKMAEANRAYAHYRWW